The sequence TTTTGGGAAATAGAATCTCTAAAAGAATATAATTGTTGAAGTGATCCAGAAAACACAGGTTGTGTAATGGTTTTCAAATAACTATTAAAATTCAGTTTCCGGAGTTCGGAAGCAACAGCATCGCAATGTTTTCGTTTATGATACGAGGATAAAAGAATAACTTTATTAGGCTTATAATTTTCAATTATTAGCTTGAATTCACTTACGATTTCATTAGCATTATCTGAATGATCGAAAAGGTAGCTAGCACATATCCAAATATTAGTGTAGTTTCCACTATCTATATTTGTCCAGGAATTTAGCTGATAGTCACAATTCTTAGATATATCTTGGGCAGCTGGATATTCTTGGACAAAATATTTCCAGAGAAAATGGTAATTATAGCTGATCATAAAGGCACTAGTATCTACATTTATTACCCTAATTTTAGGACATTGTAGTCTTAGCTCCTTTAGTCCTTGTATAATTAATCCAACAGCCCATTGGACAGCTCCAGTACCCGCACCAAGATCAAATATTTCAATGCTTCCTTCCTTTAGTGACGCATAAATGAGGTCAGTAAAATATTCAAGAAAAGTATTGATTCTTTTAGGGTGATACCACAAGGAATAAGAAAAGCCAATAGTAGGGCGATCATAGCATAAATCTTTTCCGTCATTTAACAACCATAGTTCCTGACAACTTTGTTTAGTACAATAGGAAAAATTTCTTTGCGAGACGTTTAACCCATAATATTCCTCTGCACTTTTGCAAAGGATTTTTTCAAGCTTTGGTTGCTGGTTCCTTAACCAGGAAATTAACATATCTTTACTCATATTTAAATAGGCTTGAATCCTTCCTTGCCAATACCTAGATTAGGGATATGATTTAGTAAAATCTCCTCAGTCATTTTATATTTTTCATCTGTCCAATCCAATTCTTTAATTAAATTCATAGCAGCACTTCTTGTTCCTGCAATAAATTTCCCCTTTTCAGTATGGAAAGGTTGTATAATAAAATTTGTCAAGCCAGTATTTTTAAGTTTTATAGCAAAACTCTCAGGATCTAATACAGGCAATAGAGGAGTCATGGTAATGCAACTTTTTATACCTGCATCATTAATTTCTTTTATAGCTTTTATTCTGCTATCATTGGAAGGACAAAGCGGTTCAAATATTTTTCTAACCTTTTCGCTGTCCGTGGTAATTGTCATATTGACTTGGATATTTTGGAAACGACTTAATAAATCAATGTCTCTTAAAACAATAGGACTTCTAGTCTGAATTACAAGTCGCGGTTGATGATACTCTAAAAGTTCTTTAAGAATGCTTCTTGTAATTTCCATTTCCTTTTCAATTGGTTGGTAGGGATCAGTAACACTACTCATATAAATGATTTTATTACGCAGCCCCTTGTTACGATATTTCTTAATTAAGGAAAGCGCGTTTTCCTTAACCTGCAACCATAAACCCCAATTATTTCTTTGTTCTTCAGAACGAGAAAAAAAAGCAGCATAACAATAAGTACAACCAAATGAGCAGCCAGAATAGGGATTTAGTGTAAAATCATAAGAACTCATAAATCCTGATGCAGGTGTTAATATTGAAGACGCTTTTTTGTATTCTATCAAGCAATTACCGATGCTTGTTTTTCTGTTTTGGTCTTCTGACTCTGAAAAAAGGTCCATGAATTTGTTGATGAGGTCCTTTGGGGATTAAAATTTCATTAGATTCGACACAATGTAATATAATTCAATTTATTGAATATATAAACATATAAATGATAAAAATGGAAAGTATTCCAATTCAATTCTGGATGGGTTTGTACGCTGCCGTATCTATACTCCAACCTTACGTATGGGCGAGTTACACTCCATACAGGATCTGTACGAAAAGCTATGGCAACAAAACGTACTTGCCGACAAAACACCTGCAGAAGGAGGCAATACCTGTTACAAACTCGCGCAATTGATGTACGAGGAACAAGTGCTGTCTATAAGCTATTTCCAGAATCATCCGTTGGGTAGTGTCCCATTTTTGATTTTAAGCCGGCCGCAGGCCATTCTCCCGCCGTCGCCGCGCGGGTTTGCTTCTTTTTTAAGAGAACCCAAATGGGACACTGCCAGAAGGTCATGATCAGGGCTATTATTGTAATTTTACTTATATTACAGTAATAAACCCTACATATAAGATGCTCAATGCGAATCTGTTCATCAAATCCCTTTTTAAGGGCAAGATCAGGATCATTACCTATTTAACTATCCTCACCTTCGTTATTGGTATTGTATTCTCCTTTTCAGAGACCACACTCACAACATATGCAAAGTATCTGTATGACTTTGGGATCGCTTGTCTCACCACCATACTTGTCACCGCTTTTGAAGCCATCAAAGGCGGTGATGCGCCGCTCCTCATCAATCTCTTTGCTATCCAACCGGATAAAAAGATCGGCATCGTCATCCCTTCCTTCGCCAAAGGCGTTGTCATCCCAAATGAAAGTAAACCTGATACCAGGATCTCTTTAGCCGAAATCCCTTCACTATCCAGAACAGATAGCCTTGCCGCCTTTCAGCTACAGGCACTTTTGATCAATCATAATTTCGATTCTCCCGAGATCCTTACCGATGAAGAAGCCGTCAGGATATACGAAGATGATAAAGCACTGGAACAATATGGAGCCTTCATTTCAATTGGCCTGAGCTCAAACAAATTCTCAAGCAGGGTAGCTACTACACCTGTCATTGCCAATATGATAAAATTGGATGTCAACTAAGATATTACCCCCAGCCAAAAATCTATCCAGATAAAAGGAAATGATGGTCAGATGCACTCCCATCGCCCAGACAATAATAAGTTGAGCGATATTGCATGCTTCATAAAAGCAAAGGTGAATCATTCTACAAAACCAACATTCAGTATCATCGTATGCGGTGGCCTCAATGCCACTGGTACCAGCAAACTGGCTGCTTATGTAAGCAGGAACTGGAAGAAACTACGAAAGATCACGATATAAGAAATCCCTATAAAGAAGTTAGATAATTGCGCACTCCTTTTCAAAATATATGGAAAACAAGATGTAAGATTAGACCCTGATGCGACATTGGAAGATCATCCATACGTCGTACTATGATCACTTTCCAAATGACCGTTCCTGCCCAGGTAGTGTCCCATTTGGGTTTTCTTAAAAAA is a genomic window of Chitinophaga sp. LS1 containing:
- a CDS encoding SPL family radical SAM protein, whose product is MDLFSESEDQNRKTSIGNCLIEYKKASSILTPASGFMSSYDFTLNPYSGCSFGCTYCYAAFFSRSEEQRNNWGLWLQVKENALSLIKKYRNKGLRNKIIYMSSVTDPYQPIEKEMEITRSILKELLEYHQPRLVIQTRSPIVLRDIDLLSRFQNIQVNMTITTDSEKVRKIFEPLCPSNDSRIKAIKEINDAGIKSCITMTPLLPVLDPESFAIKLKNTGLTNFIIQPFHTEKGKFIAGTRSAAMNLIKELDWTDEKYKMTEEILLNHIPNLGIGKEGFKPI